A region from the Clostridium beijerinckii genome encodes:
- a CDS encoding histidine kinase: MQDILKKATEKPFLYSKNNIVNEVNKDFINLTGYSNNELIGKTLAEISTMLRVDSQVCIESIEDKYSCFIFTKEYEPIEVTIHCENFNYKNEKTYFFKEKSDSNIKERFKYIEHVNSANEIGFAIYSLPDLTVLRMNNKYLEFIDAPHNKRGSVVGKNRVEIIPGFEGNNLQKVLLSNIKTGKPSFEKEIKCEHFERGTTYWDISLVPIFIDEKVKYVIETATEVTEKVVSRNLVEKQKEEFEAIIKSISDQVIFVDKNGKYTEINKPDINNHLYDSKPLKDNKTSYGKGEYFDINGDVILFENAPVQRVIRGEKVSGYIFAWKYNNVTTYSEVTGTPIYDEYGNFIKGVMVYNDVTERIRNQENLFLKAQYETLKTVIEHLDLRCTIASYPDFNIKYINNKEYGDLKKINLNPELLSIMGKSIFNIFKYNMYEKTQLEIKLQDLIEKKSNSCFYYRKQIENGKEKFFKIMCQPIVGLNNMVSEVIFITIDITKEVKAKNKMQKTLKIQDEMFSNISHELKTPLNVIFSTNQLMEFYSKKDSLEANKEKFSKGINIIKQNCYRFTKLINNIIDTSKIESGFLKLNLSNENIVNITEDIVQSISDYIKAKGLNIIFDTNTEEKIIACDTDKIERIILNLISNAIKFTNANGSIFVKLIDKHDTVEIYVKDTGIGMNQEHLNNIFKRFHQVDKSLSRNAEGSGIGLFLVKSIVELHGGKISVESKQGEGSIFKIELPSKIIEKSKVTRKNKSMNSKIEMINVEFSDIYKR, encoded by the coding sequence ATGCAAGACATCTTGAAAAAGGCTACTGAAAAGCCATTTTTATATAGTAAAAATAATATCGTTAATGAAGTTAATAAGGATTTTATAAATCTTACTGGTTACTCTAATAATGAATTAATAGGAAAAACACTTGCTGAAATAAGTACTATGCTTAGAGTGGATTCTCAAGTTTGTATTGAAAGCATTGAAGATAAATATAGCTGTTTTATATTTACTAAGGAATATGAACCCATAGAAGTTACTATTCATTGTGAAAATTTTAACTATAAAAATGAAAAAACTTACTTTTTTAAGGAGAAGTCAGACTCAAATATTAAAGAAAGATTTAAGTATATTGAACATGTTAACTCAGCTAATGAAATTGGATTTGCAATCTATAGTTTACCAGATTTAACTGTATTAAGAATGAATAATAAGTACTTAGAATTTATTGATGCGCCGCATAATAAAAGGGGAAGTGTTGTTGGCAAAAACAGGGTAGAAATAATACCTGGATTTGAAGGCAATAATCTGCAAAAGGTTTTGTTAAGTAACATAAAAACTGGCAAACCGAGTTTTGAAAAGGAAATTAAATGTGAACACTTTGAAAGAGGAACTACATATTGGGATATCTCTCTAGTGCCAATATTTATAGACGAAAAAGTAAAATATGTAATTGAAACTGCTACAGAAGTGACAGAAAAAGTTGTGAGTAGAAACCTTGTTGAAAAACAAAAAGAAGAATTTGAAGCTATTATTAAAAGTATTTCTGATCAAGTTATATTTGTCGATAAAAATGGGAAGTATACAGAGATAAATAAACCAGATATAAATAATCATTTATACGATTCTAAACCATTAAAAGACAATAAAACTTCTTATGGAAAAGGGGAATATTTTGATATAAATGGAGATGTGATTTTATTTGAGAATGCACCTGTACAAAGGGTAATAAGAGGTGAAAAAGTTTCCGGATATATATTTGCTTGGAAATATAATAATGTTACTACCTATTCAGAGGTGACAGGTACTCCGATATATGATGAATATGGTAATTTTATCAAAGGAGTAATGGTGTATAATGATGTAACTGAAAGAATAAGAAATCAGGAAAATTTATTCTTAAAGGCCCAATATGAGACATTAAAGACAGTAATAGAACATTTAGACCTGAGATGTACAATTGCTTCATATCCAGATTTTAATATTAAATATATTAATAATAAAGAGTATGGAGACTTAAAGAAAATTAATCTAAATCCAGAATTATTGTCTATTATGGGAAAAAGCATATTTAATATATTTAAATACAATATGTATGAAAAAACTCAACTAGAAATTAAGCTTCAAGATCTAATTGAAAAAAAATCTAATTCATGTTTTTACTATAGAAAACAAATTGAAAATGGAAAAGAAAAGTTTTTTAAAATAATGTGTCAACCTATAGTTGGATTAAATAATATGGTTTCTGAAGTAATCTTCATTACAATAGATATCACTAAAGAAGTAAAAGCAAAAAATAAAATGCAAAAAACTCTTAAAATACAAGATGAAATGTTTTCAAATATATCACATGAGCTTAAAACTCCATTGAATGTAATTTTTAGTACAAATCAATTAATGGAATTTTATTCAAAAAAGGATTCGCTTGAAGCTAATAAGGAAAAGTTTTCTAAAGGTATTAATATCATTAAACAGAATTGTTATAGATTCACAAAGCTTATAAACAATATAATAGATACATCAAAAATAGAATCTGGTTTTTTAAAATTAAATCTATCCAATGAAAATATAGTTAATATTACTGAAGATATTGTGCAATCAATATCAGACTACATTAAGGCAAAAGGATTAAATATTATTTTTGATACAAATACAGAGGAAAAGATTATAGCTTGTGACACTGATAAGATTGAGAGAATTATTCTAAATCTTATATCTAACGCAATTAAGTTTACCAATGCAAATGGTAGTATATTTGTAAAATTAATTGATAAACATGATACTGTTGAAATATATGTAAAGGATACTGGTATAGGAATGAATCAGGAACATCTGAATAATATTTTCAAAAGATTTCATCAGGTAGACAAGTCTCTTTCGCGTAATGCAGAAGGAAGTGGGATTGGATTATTTTTAGTAAAATCAATAGTTGAGCTTCATGGAGGAAAAATAAGTGTAGAAAGCAAACAAGGTGAAGGAAGTATATTTAAAATTGAACTTCCTTCAAAAATTATAGAAAAGTCAAAGGTTACTCGGAAAAACAAGTCTATGAATAGTAAAATTGAAATGATAAACGTTGAATTTTCTGATATATATAAAAGGTAA
- a CDS encoding threonine aldolase, which yields MYSFTNDYSEGAHSRILKVLVETNLEQTGGYSTDYHTEKAIDLLKKKMDCEDVDIHLLVGGTQVNLTAISAFLRPHQAVIGADTSHINCHETGAIEATGHKVITMKTDDGKLTADLVQKVVDSHTDEHMVQPKLVYISDSTEVGTLYTKSELEQLHKCCRKNNLLLYLDGARLGSALVSQENDLTLADIAKLVDAFYIGGTKNGALFGEALVICNNALKEDFRYFIKQKGGLLAKGRLLGIQFEELFKDDLYFEIARHANKMAILLKNALKEKGYEFLTNSSSNQQFPILPNDMIEKLSEKYSFNIERVIDNNNTAIRLVTSWATNEANVLEFIEDLKSM from the coding sequence ATGTATAGTTTTACAAACGATTATAGTGAAGGAGCACATTCAAGAATATTAAAGGTGCTAGTTGAAACAAACTTAGAACAAACAGGTGGATATAGTACAGATTATCACACTGAAAAAGCCATAGATTTATTAAAAAAGAAAATGGATTGTGAAGATGTAGATATTCACTTATTAGTAGGTGGAACACAAGTTAATCTTACTGCAATATCTGCTTTCTTAAGACCGCATCAAGCTGTAATAGGAGCTGATACGTCACATATTAACTGTCATGAAACTGGAGCTATTGAAGCTACGGGTCATAAAGTAATCACCATGAAAACTGATGATGGAAAGCTTACAGCAGACTTAGTTCAAAAGGTTGTAGATTCCCATACTGATGAACATATGGTTCAACCTAAATTAGTTTATATTTCAGATTCCACAGAGGTAGGGACTTTATATACAAAATCAGAATTAGAGCAATTACATAAATGCTGTAGAAAAAATAACTTGCTTTTGTATTTAGATGGTGCACGTTTAGGATCTGCGCTTGTATCCCAAGAAAATGATTTAACATTAGCAGATATAGCTAAATTAGTGGACGCTTTTTATATTGGAGGGACAAAAAATGGAGCTCTTTTTGGAGAGGCCCTTGTTATTTGTAATAACGCATTAAAAGAGGATTTTAGATATTTCATAAAACAAAAGGGTGGTTTACTTGCTAAAGGAAGATTGCTAGGAATTCAATTTGAAGAATTATTTAAAGATGATTTATATTTTGAAATTGCAAGACATGCTAATAAAATGGCTATTTTATTAAAGAATGCTTTAAAAGAAAAAGGGTATGAATTTTTGACAAATTCATCAAGTAACCAGCAGTTTCCTATTTTACCTAATGATATGATTGAAAAATTAAGTGAAAAATATTCATTTAATATTGAAAGGGTAATTGATAATAATAACACGGCAATTAGATTAGTAACATCTTGGGCAACAAATGAAGCGAATGTTTTAGAATTTATTGAGGACTTGAAAAGTATGTAA
- a CDS encoding insulinase family protein, translated as MEECILENNLKLIYKHTESELTSICVSIDAGAGVETEKYGVAHATEHMVYKGTKNRTEKEINEDLSNIFGFNNAMTNFPYVIYYGTLLGEDLKKGVELLSDIVVNPSFNEIGFKEEMDVIKEELKEWDEELEQYCEDKLFLNCFNNRRIKYPIIGTEESLDSMTLNDIKEFYSKYYFPENTSIVVISSVRFDKVKDIVGKYFGRWNLSYNKKNDINELNCKNIEYEISKIDIFNDKRDGIKTCKVEIVCPIDKLTENEIKALRIFNQYFGEGVNSLLYDTLRTKNALIYDVITKIAYENYIKLYKITFSTSEENVNKSIALVKECIEKLELLVEHIDKKQIEQLIKSFKLKRLFREEQSIILAKELATYDTMFGDYKIYINEVNELDLLTNEMIFEVGNRVLKNLTIQIIN; from the coding sequence TTGGAAGAATGTATTTTAGAAAATAATTTAAAATTGATATACAAGCATACGGAATCTGAACTTACATCTATTTGTGTATCAATAGATGCTGGTGCTGGAGTTGAAACTGAAAAATATGGAGTAGCCCATGCAACTGAGCATATGGTTTATAAAGGAACAAAAAATAGAACCGAAAAAGAAATAAATGAAGATTTAAGCAATATATTTGGATTCAATAATGCTATGACGAATTTCCCTTATGTAATTTATTATGGAACACTACTTGGGGAAGATTTGAAAAAAGGTGTAGAGTTATTAAGTGATATAGTTGTTAATCCAAGCTTTAATGAAATTGGATTTAAAGAAGAAATGGATGTTATAAAAGAGGAACTTAAAGAATGGGATGAAGAATTAGAACAATATTGTGAAGACAAGCTATTTTTAAATTGTTTTAATAATAGAAGAATAAAGTATCCTATTATAGGGACTGAAGAAAGTTTAGACAGTATGACATTAAATGATATAAAAGAGTTTTATTCTAAATATTATTTCCCGGAAAATACTTCAATTGTTGTAATTTCGTCAGTAAGATTTGATAAGGTAAAGGATATTGTTGGTAAATATTTTGGAAGATGGAATTTATCATATAATAAAAAAAATGATATAAATGAATTGAATTGCAAAAATATTGAATACGAAATTTCTAAAATAGATATATTTAATGATAAAAGAGATGGAATAAAAACATGTAAGGTTGAAATAGTATGTCCAATAGACAAGCTAACGGAAAATGAAATTAAGGCACTTAGAATTTTCAATCAGTACTTTGGGGAAGGCGTTAATTCACTTCTTTATGATACCTTAAGAACTAAAAATGCACTTATTTATGATGTTATTACTAAAATTGCGTATGAAAATTATATAAAGCTATATAAGATTACTTTTAGTACATCAGAAGAAAATGTAAATAAATCTATAGCATTAGTTAAAGAATGTATAGAAAAATTAGAATTATTAGTGGAACATATAGATAAAAAGCAAATAGAACAATTAATCAAGAGTTTTAAACTAAAAAGATTATTTAGAGAAGAGCAAAGTATAATTTTAGCAAAAGAGTTAGCTACATATGATACAATGTTTGGAGATTATAAAATATATATTAATGAAGTTAATGAATTAGACTTATTAACTAATGAGATGATATTTGAAGTAGGCAATAGAGTGTTAAAAAATTTAACAATACAAATAATTAATTGA